The genome window CTAACGGCTGTTCATGACTGAGTTGAACACTGTAGCTTTTTCCCCACTGTGATCTGAGACAGATTGTGTGGGTGACTGCACCAGCTGTGGCTGTAACGCCATGAACTTAAGACTGCTCTCGACGGCTCATAGATACTgaattttgaacatttttgaaCTTTGACATTTTGCGGTTTTTAATATGAATTGCAGTTTTTCAGAGATCGACTTGGCTCGAGCTCCACATGCAAATGAAGGACAAGGTGCTGCCTTAGAGCAAGGTCAGGCTATAAAGACCTGGTCTCTCTTGATGCTGTTGCAATAAAGCTGTATTGGGAGCCATGGTTGGGCTCTTCTGGTGCACCACTTAATTATCTGTTCTgtctcagagctgcagccacagggCTCTCCTGCACATACGCCTGGCTTGTCTTGCAGCAGTAATTATAGGTGAAGGAGACTTGTGAGTCTAAAACAGCGCTTCCAAGAGGCTAATTCACTTGTGATAGTGGCTTGTGAATGACGCCAAAATAATGCAAAGAAGAGCCTCAGCTAGAGTAGGTGCCATCACAGTATGTAAACACACTTGATTAAAAGGTGACTGTGACATCTTTCCCTCAGAGGAACTAATatataaaagaataaaatagcAGACTGCTACTATGAAATGTTGAGCTGACATTTCATATTAAGTTGATTGCTGCTCTAATGccccctttttcttcctcctttgtcaGTGTTCAGGCTTGGAAACACAATAAATTCCATTGAGGCTGCTAAGCGAACCATGCAACTCTCTGACCGAGTGCTGTGCCTGTGCCTTACCACAGCCAACATCAACCGCGGCCTCTACTTTATCTGTGACAATATTCTTTGGGCCAGAAGTGTCGGCCTTATCCGCGATATCGACAAGGAACGCTGGAGCCTAAACGCCTCCCGCTGCTACTTCTTCTCGCTCGTTATGAATCTGACCAGAGATGTGTATGTAATCCTCCAGCTAATGGCACAGAGAGTAAGAGATAAACACTTTAGACAGAAAATGGATCAGCATCTCAGAGAGAATCCTGAAGTGGCTGACGTCATCATCCCTCAGCTGgatgcttttctctttctgcttttcgAGAGCCTAAAGTCACATCCGGCTGTCGCCTTGGACATGCTGAAAAATGTATGTGATCTCTTCATTCCTTTAGACAGGTTGGGTATATATCAGTCAAATGCAGGAGTGGTGGGATTCTGCGGTCTGATATCCTCACTGATTGGGATTGTAACCCTG of Chelmon rostratus isolate fCheRos1 chromosome 6, fCheRos1.pri, whole genome shotgun sequence contains these proteins:
- the pex11a gene encoding peroxisomal membrane protein 11A, coding for MDAVVKFTNQSQGRDRIFRATQYACALSVYLLRKNSDRKELVAKLKSLEGTMSAGRKLFRLGNTINSIEAAKRTMQLSDRVLCLCLTTANINRGLYFICDNILWARSVGLIRDIDKERWSLNASRCYFFSLVMNLTRDVYVILQLMAQRVRDKHFRQKMDQHLRENPEVADVIIPQLDAFLFLLFESLKSHPAVALDMLKNVCDLFIPLDRLGIYQSNAGVVGFCGLISSLIGIVTLVQPKLRIKP